The Streptomyces uncialis genomic interval GGGGCTCTTCGCCGTCAAGAAGGACTCCGACTTCACCGATCTGCTGCTGCGGGCCGTCACCGACACCCGCGACACCGACGGCCTCGCCGACCTCGTCAGCGGCTTCGGGAACAAGCTCGGCCGCCGCGACGAGCTCATCGCCGAACGCGACTTCACCGCGGGGTCCGTCGACCTCCTCGGCCGGATCGTGGACGCCGCGGCCACCCGCGCCCGCGCGCGGGACGTCCACAGCGCCGCCGAACGCCGCACCCGGACCCTCGCCCGCGCGCTGTCCGCCCGGGGCGCGGGCGAACGCCACCGCACCGCCGAACTGGCCCAGCGGGTCACCGCCGCCGCGCACACCGTCACCGAGGCCGACCGGGAGCGCGGCCGTACGGAGCTGATCGCCGCCGAACTCGCCTACCGGCACGCCTCGCTCGCCCTGGCCGCCACCGAGAGGACCGCCGCCGCGCAGAAGCGCGAGCTGGCGGACGCCCGTACGCTGCACGCCGCGTGGCAGGCCGCCGAGAACGTGCTCAGGCACCGTGCCGCGGCCGACCGCTCCGGCCGGGTCGCCGCCGCCATCCTGGAGGCCGAGCGGGACGCGGCCCCCGCGCTCGCCGCCCGCGCGAGGGCCGCCGCCGACCTCGTCCGCGCCCTGCACTCCGCCGCCGAGGGCGCCGAGAACCTGGCCAACGAGGGCGAGGAACGCTCCGCCGTCCTCCAGGAGACCGGGGAGGCCGCCCACCGCGACGCGACCGCCGCCGCCACCGAGGCCCAGCGCGCCCGCAGCGAGGCCGGACATCTGCGCCAGCGGCTCGACGAGGTCGAGCAGGAGACCACCGAGGCCGTCCGCGCAGGCTGGCTCGACGACGCCGCCCCCGACGCCGACCCCGCGCGGGCCGCGCTCGCCGCCAGCGACGCCGAGAAGACCGCCGTCGCCGCCTGGGACGCCGCCCGTGAGACCGCCCACCGCGCCACCGAGGAGGCCCGCGGCACGGCGTCCGCCGAAGCCCGCGCCGAACTCACCGCCGCCCGCGCGGCCGACGCCGCGAGCGCCTCCCAACGCGCCTACGACGCCGAGCGGCTGACCGCCGAGGCCCTCGCCGCGGAGGAACGCCTCGCCGAACTCCTCAGCCTCCCCGGGGCCCCCGTCCGCACCCCGGACGGCGCCGCCGTCCCGCAGCCCCGCAAGGCGGGCGAGCCCCGCACGGGCACACCGGCGGGCGCCCGCCCGGACACCGCCACAGGTCCCGCCACCCAGGGAGGCCGTCCGGGCCACGACGACGGCTCCGCCCCGGACCTGCCCCTGTCACCCGAGGAACTCGACCGGGTCGCCGACGAGCTGCGGCGCCTCCTCGACGACGGCGTGGCCGGCGCCGAACGCCAGCTGTTCGACCTGCGCACCGCCGCCGCCGACGACTCCCGCATCCTCGGCGCCCTCGGTGACGGCGGGCTCCTGCCCCCCGGCCCCGACGTCCTCGCGACCGTCGAGTACCTCGGCGAGCACGGCATCCCCGCCCTGCCCGGCTGGCGCTACCTCGCCCAGGCCGTCGACCCCGCCGACCACGCGCGGGTGCTCGCCGCGCGCCCCGAACTCGTCGACGGCGTCGTCATCACCGACCCCGACACCCACACCCGGGCCCGCGAGACCCTCGCCAGCGCCGCCCTGCTCCCGCGCTCCGCCGTCGCCGTGGGCACCGCCGCCGCCCTCCTCGCGCCCACCCCGGCCAGCGGGACCGGCGACGACTCCGGGGTGTTCCTCGTCCCGCCGAACCCGGCCATGCACGACGAGCACGCCGCCGACGAGGAACGCCAGGCCCTGCGCACCCGCGCCACCGCCCGCGACGAGGAGATCCGCGCACTCGCCGCCCGGCTCGCAGGCGACCGCGAGCTGGCCTCCCGGCTCACCTCCTGGCGCGCGGGATGCCCCGCCGGGCGCCTCACCGAACTCGCCACGGCGGCCCGCCAGGCGCACACCTTCGCCGAGGAGGCCGAGGGCGAACTGGCCGAGGCCCGCACCGCGCGCGCCGAGGCCGAGGAGACCGCCACCGAGGCCGCCCGGCTCCGCGAGGCCCGCCAGGAGACCGCCCAGCGCGCCCGCCGCGCCGCCGACGCCCTCGCGGGCCTCGCCTTCCGGCTGCGGGAACGCGCGGGCTGGCAGGTCAGACTGCGGGAACTCGCCGACGACGCCGTCGAGTCGGAGGCCCGCGCCCAGACCTGTCTGGACCGCGCCCGCGCCGCCGACGAGGACCGCCGCGCCGCGCAGCGCGGCGCCGACGACGCCCGGCGCACCGCCCGCGCCCTGCGCGCCGAACGCGCCGAGATCGCGGGCGCCCCCGACGACCTGTCGGCGCGGACCGCCCCGGACGACGAGGCCCCGAAGGCGTCGCTCCCGGCGCTGCGCGAGGCGTACCGCGCCGCCTCACAGCTCTACGAGAAGGTCGGCGTCGGCGCCGACCTGCGGGCCGAACAGGCCCGTGCCGAGAGCGACGAGAGCGCCGCGCTCGCCGAACTGGACCGTCTCAGCAACAAGGTCCGCACCCGTGCCGCACAGCTCCTCCAGTCACCCGACGGGTCCGACGGCCCGTCCCGGCAGGCCGCCGCCGCCCGCGCGGACGAGCTCGTCCAACTCCTGGAGAACCGCACCTCGCTCGCCAGCGAGCAGCTCGGACGGCTGCGCGGCGAAGCCGAGCGCCACGCCCCCGACGACGGCGGCTCCCACACCGAGCTGCCCGACGAGCTCACACCCAAGGACGCCGAGCACGCCCAGGCCCTGCTGCGGACCGCGACCGGCGAACTCGCCACCCGTACCGGGGCGGTCGCCTCCGCCCGGGAAGCACACACCACCCTGCTGGAGGCGCACCGCGCCGCCGAGGACGCCGCCGGGGGCTTCGACGAGACCGCCGCCCTGCTGCGGGACCTGCTGCGCGACCACCAGGACGACGAGAGCGCCGCGGACACCGCCGAGCCCTACCCGGGCACCCTCGACGAGGCCCGCCGGGCCGCCGCCGAGACCCGGCGGGCACTGCGCGGCTGCGCGACCGACCTGTCCACCGCCGACGGCACGGTGCGCGAGGCGAGCGACACCCTCGTACGGCACGCCAACTCCACCCGCTACGAGCAGGTCCGCACCCCGGCCCGGCAGCAGATCCGTGAACTGCCCGCCGCCGCGCTGCCCGACCACGCGCAGAAGTGGGCCGACGCCTTCGCACCCCGGCTGCGCGTCCTCACCGACGAACTGGCCCAGCTGGAACGCAACCGCGACTCGATCGTGGACCGGCTGCGCGGTCTCGTGGAGTCCGCGCTGGCCACCCTGCGGTCCGCGCAGCGGCTCTCCCGGCTCCCGGAAGGGCTGGGCGAGTGGTCGGGCCAGGAGTTCCTGCGTATCCGCTTCGAGGAGCCCGACCAGACCACCCTCGTGGAACGGCTCGGCGAGGTCATCGACGAGGCCACCCGCGCGGCCCTCCGCAAGAACTCCGATCTGCGGCGGGACGGGATGTCCCTGCTGCTGCGCGGGGTGCAGGCCGCGCTCCAGCCACGCGGGATCTCCGTCGAGATCCTCAAGCCCGACGCCGTGCTGCGCGCGGAGCGGGTGCCCGTCGGACAGATGGGCGACGTCTTCTCCGGCGGTCAGCTGCTGACCGCCGCCATCGCGCTGTACTGCACGATGGCCGCGCTCCGCTCCAACGACCGGGGCCGCGACAAGCACCGGCACGCGGGCACCCTGTTCCTGGACAACCCCATCGGCCGCGCCAACGCCACCTATCTGCTGGAGCTCCAGCGCGCGGTGTCGGACGCGCTCGGTGTGCAGCTGCTCTACACGACCGGTCTCTTCGACACGACCGCGCTGGCGGAGTTCCCCCTGGTGATCCGGCTGCGCAATGACGCCGACCTGCGGGCCGGTCTGAAGTACATCAGCGTCGAGGAACATCTGCGCCCCGGTCTGCCGAACCGGACGGCCTCCGACGAGGGCGTCCATGGCGAGATCACCGCGACCCGGATGTACAAGCGGCCCACCGGAGCGATCTGAGTTCAAAGCCCCCGCCTCGGTGGGCGGCATCCCAGGGCGGCGCCGCGCTCCCACCCCATCCGGCGGGCGGCCCTCAGCCCTTCCGGGGCGGCTCCGGCCGCCCCGGGGCAGTCCCCGGCGCTCCCGGGCCTTCCTGAGGCGGCTCACCCGCGTACGGCGAAACCCCACCCGCGCGACGGACGACCATGCCCCGTCCGCCCGTCCGCCCGTCCGCCCGTCCGCCCGTCCGGATGCCGGTCCGCCCGCCGAACGACCACGGCCGACCGTCTCGCCGCACGGCCACGGCCGACCCGCTCCCGGTGCACCGGCCCGCAGCCCACAACCCATAGTCCGGACGCACGGCCACGGCCGCACCGTCCGGGCGTCACCTACGAGTGGGACAACTGCTGTCCACCGCGCCGCTCGCCGCGTATTCGCGCGCGCTCCGCCGACCTGGCGCGCCGCCGTGCCCGACGCCGCTCACGCCGCAGCGCCCGCGCGGTGCTGCTGGGTATGGACACCACGCCGTGCCGCTGCTTCCACACCTGCCGCGTCACCCAGACGTCGAGCACGCCCCAGGTCGCGACCACCGTGCTGGCCACGCTGCTCAGCACCATCGGGAACGCGAGCCACGACCCCGCGAGGGTGCAGAAGAAGGCGACCATCGCCTGAATCAGCGTCAGCGACACGATGATCACCGCCCGCACCGCCGCCGTACGCACCGGGTCCGCCATCCGGAACCTGTTCGCGGGCTCCTCGACCCACAGCGCCCTCGCGGAGGGCGCCGCACGGCCGTCCCCCGCGCCGCCCGCACGGCGAGCCCCCCGGGCTCCCTCGGCCCCGCCCCCCGCGCCGGGACGGACGGCCGCGGCCCCCCGGACGGCCGACGGCTGCCGCTCTGCCGTGTTCATGACCTCGTCACTCCCCACCGTTCACCGGCCAACCCCCTGGTGCCACAGGCATCGACACCCAAGTGGCTGCCCGTCTTGCTCTGTTTTACGCCACCTGGGAGCGGCATGGGGCGGATGTGATCCATTGGAGACCTGCGGACCTCCACGCCTTGTTCCCCCCGGCGTCCGCCCCACTCGTCCCTCGGTGATCCCGCCCCGTGACCCAACTCCTGTGAGGTAGACGAACGAACGGCCGCGAAGATTCCCTGGGGGCGAACGTTTTCAGCCAAGTGATCGTGAATAATGTGTGCGTCGGCCCCGCTTCCTGGCCGTCCGAACCGGGCAGAAATCTGCCCTCATACCCGGACAACTCATGATCAGGACCGCTGGTCGCGACGCAAAAGCATCCGGACACGTCTTCGAGTTGTTCCCACGTGAGTAGTAGGCTCACGCCGTTTCTTGACGCACCTGTGTATCCCCCCTGAGCGGGGGCTCGATGTGGGGGAGGCCATGCGCTTTCGCGGGAAGTCGATCCGTCGGAAGATCGTGGCATTGTTGCTCGTGCCGCTTGTCTCCCTGACCGCCCTGTGGAGCTTCTCCACGATCATCACCAGCCGTGAGGCGGTCCGTCTGCTCACGGTCGCCGAGGTGGTCGACAAGATCGGCTACCCCATCGAGGACATGGTCCAGGCGGTGCAGGAGGAACGGCGCCAGTCCCTGACCTACCTCGCCGACCCCCGGGCCTCCGAAGCCCTGTCCGACCTGCGGCTGTTGCGCGGACGTACCGACAAGCTCGTGGCGAAGATCCGCGGCAACGCGACCGACTCCGGTGTCGCCGAGGACCTGGACACCGAGTCCCGCGGCCGGCTCAGCGCACTCCTCGACGCGCTCGACGGCCTCGAATCGCTGCGCCACGCGGTCGAGGAGGGAACCGTCAGCCGCAGCACCGCGCTCGACCTCTACAACCGGCTGATCGACCCGAGCTACGCCCTGCTGATGACCGTCCACGGTCTCGACGACCCCGAGATGGACAAGCAGGGCCGCGCCCTCGTCGGTCTCGCCCGCGCCCGTGAACTGCTCTCCCGTGAGGACGCCCTGCTCGGCTCGGCCCTCGCCGCCCGACGCCTGACCCGGCACGAGATCCGTGACATCTCCGACCTCGTGGCGCAGCGGACCCTCCTCTACGAGGTGAACCTGACCCTGCTGCCCGAGGCGGAACGCGTCCGCTACGAGCGCTTCTGGCGCAGCGCCGACGCCACCCCGCTGCGGGTCGCCGAGGAGTCCGTCTCCGCCGCGTCCCCGGGCGCGGCGAGCATGTTCACCGCGGCGAGCTGGAACCGCGCCACCGATGCCGTCCTCGACGAGCTGGCCACCCGCAACGCCGCCGCCAACGACCGCTACCAGGACCGCGTCCACCCCATCGCCGTCGGGGTCATCGCCCGCGCGGTCATCGCCGGCATCCTCGGCCTCATCGCCCTGCTGTTCTCCGTCTTCCTCTCCGTACGGGTGGGCCGCGGTCTCATCCGCGACCTGCGCACCCTGCGCCTGGACGCCCATGAGGCGTCCGGCGTGCGGCTGCCCGGCGTCATGCGGCGCCTCGCGGCCGGCGAACAGGTCGACGTCGAGACGGAAGCACCCCGGCTGGAGTTCGGCAAGGACGAGATAGGCCAGGTCGGACTCGCCCTGAACACCCTTCAGCGCGCCGCCGTCGAAGCCACCGTCAAACAGGCCGAATTGCGGCACGGTGTCTCCGACGTCTTCGTGAACCTCGCCCGCCGCAGCCAGGTCCTGCTGCACAAGCAGCTCACTCTCCTCGACACGATGGAACGCCGCACCGAGGACACCGACGAACTGGCGGACCTCTTCCGCCTCGACCACCTCACCACCCGGATGCGCCGCCACGCCGAGGGCCTCGTCATCCTCTCCGGCGCCGCCCCGTCCCGGCAGTGGCGCAAGCCCGTCCAGCTCATGGACGTCGTCCGCGCGTCCGTCGGCGAGGTCGAGGACTACGAGCGCATCGAGGTCCGCCGGCTGCCGAGGATCGCCGTGACCGGTCCCGCCGTCGCCGACCTCACCCATCTCGTCGCGGAACTCCTGGAGAACGCGACCCTCTACTCACCGCCGCACACCGCGGTCCAGGTCCACGGCGACTACGTCGCCAACGGCTTCACCCTGGAGATCCACGACCGGGGCCTCGGCATGGCGAGCGACGCGCTCCTCGACGCGAACCTCCGGCTCTCCGAGACCCCCGAGTTCGAACTCTCCGACACCGACCGGCTCGGCCTCTTCGTGGTGAGCCGTCTCGCCCAGCGCCAGAACGTCCGCGTCTCGCTCCAGCCGTCGCCGTACGGAGGCACGACCGCCGTCGTGTTCCTGCCCGAGACCCTGCTCACCGACGCCGGCGGCATCACCGCCGCCGACGCCGAGGACGCGGGTCTGCGCACCGGACGGTCCCTCGCCGAGGCGGGGAGCCGCCCCGCGCTCGGCAGGTCCGCCGCGAAGCTCCCCGGACTGCCCCCCTCCCTGCTCGACGTCCCCGTCGAACTGGAAGCACCCGTCGGCTCCGCGGACGACATCGAGATGTTCCCCGCCCGCCGCAGGGACAACGAACGCGAACACGCGCTGCTCGGCCCGCGCCGCACCGTCACCGCGCTCCCGGACGACCAGCAGCCCGCCGAGGACCCCGACGGCGCCACGCGGGGCTCCGACGACGAACGCCTCGGTGGCGCGGTCCCGCTGCCCCGTCGGCACACCCCCAAACTCGTGAGCTCCCACGGTCGGCCCGTCGTGGACCCCGAGCACCGCGTACCCGACCCCGCCGCGGACCGCCCCACCCCCGAGACCCCCACCACCGCGCCGGTCCTGCCGCGCCGCCGCCGTTTCCCGGAGGCCACCACGAGCACCCCCGCGCGCGGCGGTGACGCCGCACCCCCCAGCGCCTCCCCACGCGGCGCCGCACCCGACCGCGGCGCACCCGGCCTGGCCCGGCTCGACCGGGTCACCGGCGAACGGGTCCCCCGCGCCGGTGACGGCCCGGCCGAACCCGCCGACGGAGCACTGCCCCGCCGGGTCCGCCAGGCCAATCTCGCCCCCCAGCTCAAGAAGGCCCCCACCCGCCGAGGCGGCGGCGGGCCGGTCCGTCCCGCCGAGGAGCGGGACGCCGACGAAGTACGCAGCCGTATGGCCTCGCTCCAGCGCGGGTGGGCACGCGGCCGTGAGGAGAACGCCGAGGGCGACACCGCCCCGGACGGCACAGCACAGGGAACGACATCTGAGGGGGACGGTCGATGACCGCACCGAAGGCCGACGGGCTCGACAGCCCCGGGGGGAACAACGATCTGAACTGGCTGCTCGACGAACTCGTCGAACGCGTCGCCAGCATCCGCAAGGCACTCGTCCTGTCCGGCGACGGCCTGCCCACCGGGGTCTCGCAGGGCCTCACCCGGGAGGACAGCGAACACCTGGCCGCCGTCGCGTCCGGCTTCCACAGCCTCGCCAAGGGTGTGGGACGCCACTTCGACGCGGGCAGCGTCCGCCAGACCGTGGTGGAACTCGACGACGCGTTCCTCTTCGTCACCGCCGCCGGGGACGGCAGCTGTCTCGCCGTGCTGTCCGACGCGGACTCCGACGTGGGACAGGTCGCCTACGAGATGACCCTGCTCGTCAAGCGGGTCGGCGTGCATCTGGGGGCCGCTCCGCGCACCGGTCTGCCCGCGGGAGGGTAGTGGGATGACATGAGACCAGACGGTCAGGGACCCCCCCACTGGTTCGACGACGACGCCGGCCCCGTGGTACGCCCGTACGCCATGACCCGGGGCCGTACCACCAGCGCCGCACAGCACCGCCTCGATCTCATCGCGGTGGTCGTCACCGAACCTCACACCGCCGACCCGGAGGCCGACCAGACCCTCTCCCCGGAACATGTCGACATCGTCGAGCTGTGCCGCGACACGCCCCAGTCCGTCGCCGAACTCGCGGCGGAACTCGACCTCCCGATCGGCGTGGTACGCGTCCTCATCGGGGACCTCGTCGACGACGAACTCGTCCATGTGACCCGTCCCGTACCGCCCGCCGAACTGCCGGACGAGAGTATTCTGCGCGACGTGATCAACGGCCTCCGGGCGCTCTGAACAGCGCGGCAGCGGGGAGAACGACATGACGGGCTGGCAGTTCTGGGTCGACCGCGGTGGCACCTTCACCGATATCGTCGCGCGTCGCCCCGACGGCCGCCTCCTCACCCGTAAACTCCTGTCCGCCCACCCCGAAGCGGCCCAGGACCCCGCCCCGGCCACCGACGACCCACCGTCGGCCGCCGCGGCGCCCGCCGCCCCCGGCGCCGACGCAGCCGTCGAGGGCATCCGCCGCATCCTGCGCGACCACCCCTCCGACGCCGATGCCGCCGTCGAATCCGTCCGCATGGGCACCACCGTCGCCACCAACGCCCTCCTCGAACGCACCGGGGAACGCACCGCCCTGGTCATCACCCGTGGCTTCCACGACGCCCTGCGCATCGCCTACCAGAACCGGCCGCGGATCTTCGACCGTGAGATCGTCCTGCCGCCACCGCTGTACGAACGGGTCATCGAGGTCGACGAACGCGTCACCGCCCAGGGCGAGGTCCTGCGCCCGCCCGACCTCGACGCCCTCGAAGGCCCCCTGCGCGCCGCCCACGCCGACGGCATCCGCGCGCTCGCCGTCGTCTGCGCGCACAGCCACCAGCACCCCGCCCACGAACAGCGGGTGGGCGAACTGGCCGCCCGGATCGGCTTCCCGCAGATCTCACTGTCCAGCGAGGTCAGCCCACTGATGAAGCTCGTCCCGCGCGGGGACACCGCGGTCGCCGACGCCTATCTCTCGCCCGTGCTGCGCCGCTATGTACGGGGGCTGGCGCACGACCTCGACGCGACCGGCGATCCGGACGCCCCCGGCGGCCCGCGACTGATGTTCATGCAGTCCAACGGCGGACTCACCGACGCCGGACAGTTCCGCGGCAAGGACGCCGTACTGTCCGGACCGGCCGGCGGCATCGTCGGGATGGCCCGGATGTCGCAGCTCGCGGGCTACGACCGGGTCATCGGCTTCGACATGGGCGGCACCTCCACCGATGTCTCCCACTACGCGGGCGCCTACGAACGCGTCTTCACGACCACCGTCGCCGGGGTCCGGCTGCGGGCGCCGATGCTCGACATCCACACCGTCGCCGCGGGCGGCGGCTCCGTACTGCGCTTCGACGGCAGCCGCTACCGCGTGGGCCCCGACTCCGCCGGAGCCGTACCCGGCCCCGCCTGCTACCGCGCCGGGGGACCGCTCACCGTCACCGACGCCAACGTCGCCCTCGGCCGCATCCAGACCGCGCACTTCCCGCACGTCTTCGGCTCCGGCCGCGACCAGCCCCTCGACGCGGCCCTCGTCCGCGACCGCTTCACCGCGCTCGCCGCCGACATCACCCGCCGCACCGGCGACGACCGCACCCCCGAACAGGTCGCCGAGGGCTACCTCAGGATCGCCGTCGCCAATATCGCGGGCGCCGTCAAACGCATCTCCGTGCAGAAGGGCCACGACGTCACCCGCTACGCCCTGACGACCTTCGGCGGAGCCGGCGGCCAGCACGCCTGCATGGTCGCGGACTCGCTGGGCATCCGCACGGTGCTCGTCCCACCCCTGGCCGGAGTGCTCTCCGCCCTGGGCATCGGGCTCGCGGACACCACCGCCATGCGTGAACGCTCCGTCGAGACGGAACTCGGACCCCGCGCCATGCCCCGCGTCCTCGCGACCGCCGACGAACTGGAACAGGCCGCCCGCGGCCGGCTGCGCGCCGAAGGAGTACCCGACGACCGCGTCCGGGTCACCCGGCGCGCCCAGCTCCGCTACGACGGCACGGACACCGCCCTCACCGTCGATCTCACCGAACCCGGCCCGATGGCCCAGGCGTTCGAGGACCGCCATCGCGACATGTACTCCTTCGCCCTCGACCGCCCCGTCGTCGTCGAATCCCTCTCCGTGGAAGCCACCGGCCTCACCGAACCCCCCGATCTGTCCACCCTCACCGAGCACCCCACCGCACCCGGCCCCCCGCACACCGCGGCCCTGCACACCGGCGGCACCTGGCACGACGTACCCCTGCTGCGCCGTGCGCAGCTGCCGCCCGGCCGCACCGTCACCGGACCGGCGGTCATCACCGAGGACGGCGCGACCACCGTCGTCGACGACGGCTGGCGGGCGACCCCGCACCCCCTGGGCCACCTGATCCTGGAACGGGCCGTCCCGCCCGGGAGTTCCCGGCCGGGGACCGAGGCCGACCCGGTGCTCCTCGAACTCTTCAACAACCTGTTCATGTCCATCGCCGAACAGATGGGCGCCCGGCTGGAGTCCACCGCCCAGTCCGTCAACATCAAGGAACGCCTGGACTTCTCCTGCGCGCTGTTCGACCCCGAGGGCAACCTCGTCGCCAACGCCCCGCACATCCCCGTGCACCTCGGCTCGATGGGCACCAGCGTCCAGGAGGTCATCGGCAGACGCGGCACCACCATGCGTCCCGGCGACACCTACGCGGTGAACGACCCCTACCACGGGGGCACCCACCTGCCCGATGTCACCGTCATCACCCCCGTGTTCGACCCGGCGGGGGAACACCTCCTCTTCCACGTCGCCTCACGCGGCCACCACGCCGAGATCGGCGGCATCGCCCCCGGCTCGATGCCCGCCGACAGCCGCACCCTCGACGAGGAAGGCGTCCTCCTCGACAACTGGCTCCTCACCGAGGACGGACGCCTCCGCGAGGACGAGACCCTGCGCCTGCTCACCGAGGCCCCCCACCCCTCACGTGACCCGCGCACCAACCTGGCCGACCTGCGCGCCCAGATCGCCGCCAACCAGAAGGGCGTCGACGAGGTCCGGCGCATGATCGACGACTTCGGCATCGATGTCGTCCAGGCGTACATGCGACACGTCCAGGACAACGCCGAGGAATCCGTACGCCGTGTCATCGACGCCCTGGACGACGGCGAGTACGGCTACGAGACCGACTCCGGCGCCGTCATCCACGTACGGGTCACCGTCGACCGCGCGGACCGCTCCGCGACGGTCGACTTCACCGGCACCTCACCCCAGCTCGCCACCAACTTCAACGCCCCCTACGCGGTCGTCAACGCCGCGGTCCTGTACGTGTTCCGCACCCTCGTCGCCGACGACATCCCGCTGAACGACGGCTGTCTGCGCCCGCTGCGCATCGTCGTCCCACCCGGCAGTCTCCTCGCCCCACGACCGCCCGCCGCGGTCGTCGCGGGCAACGTCGAGACCTCACAGGCCATCACCGGCGCCCTGTACGGGGCACTCGGCGTCCAGGCGGAGGGCTCCGGCACCATGAACAACGTGACGTTCGGCAACGACCGCCACCAGTACTACGAGACGGTGGCCTCGGGCTCCGGCGCGGGGGACGGCTTCCACGGCGCGTCCGTCGTGCAGACCCATATGACCAACTCACGGCTCACCGACCCCGAGGTCCTGGAGTGGCGGCTGCCCGTCCTCCTGGAGGAGTTCTCCGTCCGGCACGGCAGCGGGGGAGCGGGCCGCTGGCACGGCGGTGACGGCGCGCTGCGGCGCATCAGGTTCCTGGAGCCCATGACCGTGTCCCTCCTGGCGCAGCACCGCAGGATCGCGCCCTACGGCCTCGCGGGCGGCGCGCCGGGCGCGCTCGGCACCTCCCGCGTCGAACGGGCCGACGGCACCGTGCAGCCGCTCGACGGCAGCGATTCGGTGACGGTCGGCCCAGGCGACGTACTCGTCGTCGAGACACCGGGCGGCGGCGGGTAT includes:
- a CDS encoding hydantoinase B/oxoprolinase family protein, whose translation is MTGWQFWVDRGGTFTDIVARRPDGRLLTRKLLSAHPEAAQDPAPATDDPPSAAAAPAAPGADAAVEGIRRILRDHPSDADAAVESVRMGTTVATNALLERTGERTALVITRGFHDALRIAYQNRPRIFDREIVLPPPLYERVIEVDERVTAQGEVLRPPDLDALEGPLRAAHADGIRALAVVCAHSHQHPAHEQRVGELAARIGFPQISLSSEVSPLMKLVPRGDTAVADAYLSPVLRRYVRGLAHDLDATGDPDAPGGPRLMFMQSNGGLTDAGQFRGKDAVLSGPAGGIVGMARMSQLAGYDRVIGFDMGGTSTDVSHYAGAYERVFTTTVAGVRLRAPMLDIHTVAAGGGSVLRFDGSRYRVGPDSAGAVPGPACYRAGGPLTVTDANVALGRIQTAHFPHVFGSGRDQPLDAALVRDRFTALAADITRRTGDDRTPEQVAEGYLRIAVANIAGAVKRISVQKGHDVTRYALTTFGGAGGQHACMVADSLGIRTVLVPPLAGVLSALGIGLADTTAMRERSVETELGPRAMPRVLATADELEQAARGRLRAEGVPDDRVRVTRRAQLRYDGTDTALTVDLTEPGPMAQAFEDRHRDMYSFALDRPVVVESLSVEATGLTEPPDLSTLTEHPTAPGPPHTAALHTGGTWHDVPLLRRAQLPPGRTVTGPAVITEDGATTVVDDGWRATPHPLGHLILERAVPPGSSRPGTEADPVLLELFNNLFMSIAEQMGARLESTAQSVNIKERLDFSCALFDPEGNLVANAPHIPVHLGSMGTSVQEVIGRRGTTMRPGDTYAVNDPYHGGTHLPDVTVITPVFDPAGEHLLFHVASRGHHAEIGGIAPGSMPADSRTLDEEGVLLDNWLLTEDGRLREDETLRLLTEAPHPSRDPRTNLADLRAQIAANQKGVDEVRRMIDDFGIDVVQAYMRHVQDNAEESVRRVIDALDDGEYGYETDSGAVIHVRVTVDRADRSATVDFTGTSPQLATNFNAPYAVVNAAVLYVFRTLVADDIPLNDGCLRPLRIVVPPGSLLAPRPPAAVVAGNVETSQAITGALYGALGVQAEGSGTMNNVTFGNDRHQYYETVASGSGAGDGFHGASVVQTHMTNSRLTDPEVLEWRLPVLLEEFSVRHGSGGAGRWHGGDGALRRIRFLEPMTVSLLAQHRRIAPYGLAGGAPGALGTSRVERADGTVQPLDGSDSVTVGPGDVLVVETPGGGGYGPPTLNSTEAGEESDDPGAY